The sequence below is a genomic window from Brachyhypopomus gauderio isolate BG-103 chromosome 5, BGAUD_0.2, whole genome shotgun sequence.
ATATGTATTGGTTTGGATGTTTAAGCAACTTAATGAAAAAGAGTTTCTCCTTTTAAGACAATAACAGTATGATTACCGGCTTCCGTCTGAAACGGTGAAAAGTGTGTCCCCGAAAGATGGCTGCTTCTTCTCGGGAGCCCCAGCAGATGTTTCCCATCGCTGGGTGACTCCTACCAACGTCAGCTGGGAGATGGTGCTGCTCAGTAAAGTTCAAGAGGCTCTGGGCCAAACTGGTGGAGCAGGGGAGGAGACGGTCAAACTCCTGTAGGCTCCATCAGGAACGATAGAGGTGCCTGTGTATATAATGCAAATTCTTAATCACAACTGAAGCAAGTGATTTGAAGCTGATTGTGgtcagacagacggacagacagtCCACATGCTGGGTGCTTCatcagacagacggacagacagtCCACATGCTGGGTGCTTCATCGGCAGGAACTTGACTCCCTGCATCCCCTCCTCCTTTATTTGTAGATCACCATTAACATGTGGCTTTCTTTCACATTCTGAATGCTTGTCCTGCCTGCTTGTGACTGCTTTTGTAACGGCCATCTGGAATATGTGGTTCACCCCTGCacactctttctgtctccctctctctctccctccatctctccctgcctctccccccccccccccccccccccagtaagAATAGGTACTCTGTGGCTTATGCAGCTCAGAAGTCATGGCTGCTAAATGCCACAGTAGAGGACAACATCACATTTGGAAGCCCCTTCAACAAGCAGAGGTGAGAACTGCCTGACCATGGGGCAGTCATgctcctgtggtagggaacaggtcttgtgaccggagggttgtgggtttgattcctgggcctgaggccatgactgaggtccTTGAGgaatgtgtgcaccacagccccccagtgatcactagtgtgtgtgtgtgtgtgtgtgtgtgtgtgtgtgtgtgtgtgtgtgtgttctaactgcacagatgggtagaAAGTAAAAAAATTTCTATATTTTCACATAGAAAATTGAGATCCACATCAAGTGTGCAGTCAGGCATAGTCAGAGTGCTTGAGTGTCTTGCTCTCCTTGGTTAGAGGTCGTATTACATGTGACTAaccaactcctcctcctctaacaGTCTCCACAATTTGCTACCTGCATTTGTCAATAATAACGTGTGATGCTTGTGATAACAGAATGACATTTTCCTGCCCTGATTCCACAGATACAAAGCTGTGATTGATGCTTGCTCGCTGCAACCAGACATTGACCTCCTTCCTTTTGGGGATCAGACTGAAATAGGAGAACGGGTGAGAGGCAGGATTCACATAACTTCACAGATTCATTTTTCCCCCTCCAAATCAGGACCTCAGATACCAGAACACTACTAACCCGATTATGGTCTACTAAACACCAAATAAATCATCAGTGAAGAATGGATCCTAACTGATTGGATtaatgaatatgtgtgtgtgtgtgtgtgtgtgtgtgtgtgtgtgtgtgtgtgtgtgtgtgtgtgtgtgtgtgtgtgtgtgtgtgtgtgtgttatccttCAGGGAATAAACCTGAGTGGAGGTCAGAGACAGAGAATCTGTGTGGCCAGAGCCCTCTACCAGAACACTAACATAGTTTTCCTGGTGAGTAATCCAATAAGCCAATGACATGCTGTTATGTGTAATTAATAGCTCTTTCATAATACTTGCTCACCAATTCATTAAAACCCTCTGAGGAATGACAAGGACAACATGAAAATAAACATTACTATAATCATTCAAACAGAATATTTCATACTGCATCCAGAGAAATGTAGAATCATTTCAGCAGCAAAGGACAAAACTTTGAAACTCTGAAAGCCCCGGAGAGTTTCTAAAATATCACAAATGTTACAACGTGGCAGCCGGTTCAACAGACAAGAGCCGGTTCAATGAAACAAGCACAGATGGTTATATATATTCATAAAGGTTCTCCTCTGCTGCTATCACCCAGTGATGACCACAAGCTTCTCATTCTGTATCTTAGTTATGCATCAGATAAACATCTGATTACTTGCAAAACACCACACATTTTGTGTGTTATTGTTCAGTAAAGTCTACAcatagattgtgtgtgtgagtgtgtgtgttgttcaccCACAGGACGACCCGTTCTCGGCCCTGGACATCCATCTAAGTGACCATCTGATGCAGGAGGGCATTCTGAAGTTCCTCCAGGATGACAAGAGGACTGTGGTCCTGGTTACCCACAAGCTGCAGTACCTCATCCACGCTGACTGGGTGAGCTTGAGAACAGTGATCTTTATTGTTCTTCGTATACTTCATTACATCCTGCCTCAGTAGAGGCATCACTTTCATCCTTGGCTATcacaggaaagaaaaaaaaactgaaagacGTCACTTGGCATTTTCATGTATGGCGAAAACCAAAAACGCCTTCACTATTTTTACCTGGATCTTACTGTGACCTTATGGCTATGCTTGTGTTTTAGTTTTGTttcgttttttgttttgtttagctGTGTTGTCACTTTTGTTTCGTTTTCGTCGTGTTTAGTTTTATCTGTATAATGCTATCGTTCGTTTGCTTCCACAACAACTCCCATCCTCCCTTTACCCTCCAGATCATCGCCATGAAGGACGGCTCCGTGCTGAGGGAGGGGACGTTGAAGGACATCCAGACTCATGACGTGGAGCTGTATGAGCACTGGAAGACGCTCATGAACAGGCAGGAccaggagctggagaaggtCAGACTTCTTCACGTCCAACCCACACATCCACTGAAATGGTCACGCCAGTGACAGCAGCACCTGTTTAGGACCATGTGTTGTCCAGTGGGCCGTCCAGATGATGGATGGTTTATAGTGCTGATGGATAGAGCTTAATGTTTCTCTGTGTACACACTTAGAACTCAGATCCTGCTGTGTTTATAAGATGGCTGTCGGCCGGGGGCTGGTCGCGTGCCCACTGCACTTTCTGGTGATATAGTGTCACTATTGCTTGCTTGCAGGACACGGAGGTTGAGAGTCAGACGACTCTTGAAAGGAAGACTCTCAGAAGAGCTTTCTACTCCAGAGAAGCCAAGACCCACATTGACGATGAAGATGAGGGTGAGTTTTCTTTCCCCACAAACCTTTTGCACATTTCATCCTTGAGGTGTTGGTGGAGACCCAAGCTTTCTTCCCTTCCTGCATGATTTTCTTCCTTCTGATGTTTGCTCCACAGAGGagcaagaggaggaggatgaggaggacaaCATGTCCACCACGACCAGCCGTCGCTCCAAGATCCCGTGGAAGGTGTGCTGGCGCTACCTGTCCTCGAGTGGCTTCCTGCTGGTCTTCGTGGTGGTCACCTCCAAGCTGGCCAAGCACTCCGTCATGGTGGCCATCGACTACTGGCTGGCAGCGTGGACCTCTTCGGGTCGCGGCGACCTCAGCGGGAACGACGACCTCCACACCAACGCCAGCAACTACACGGCAGAGCACGAGGCCATGCGAAATGCTGAAGTGAGCAGCTAGCATAGAGTCGTCTGTTCATTTGCCATTGTTCATGCACCTGGCCGAATATCTGCCATGTTGTTCGCTCAAGCGTGCTTGTGGAGTGGAGCTACTGCAGGGTATTTTAGGCTTTTCTGAGAACATGGTTTgattgtttgttgtgtgtgtgattttttacacAGCATCAGTCCTACGTACCAGTGTTCATTATCCTTTGTGGAGCGGGAATAGTTCTGTGTCTCATCACTTCTCTGACTGTAGAATTTCTGGGCCTTACTGCTGCCAGTAATCTACACCACAACTTACTCAACAAGATTATTCATGCTCCTCTCAGgtagtctgtctgtctgtctgtctctctctctcacgcacacacacacacacactcacacacaaacgcacaataAATCTctctatatttatatatatgagagagagagagagagattaaaaattgaagtaaagagagagagagattaaaaatTGAAGTAAAGTAtgcaaagtttccagagaaacaggacattttggacagaggtccttcatcagctgtgcaagcaaagtgcttctcatAGTGAAACTGCATCTTCTAACAGTGTTTTATATTTCTGCTGATGTGAGCTAAAATGCTGTGATATTTAGTTAGGCACACAGATAAACCACTATGATAATATATTCTCATAATGATGTTaacatttatatatacaccCTTGTTAGATTCTTCGACATCACCCCACTCGGTCAAATCCTCAACCGTTTCTCTGCAGACACCAATATCATCGATCAAGTAAGAAAGCACCAGCATCTGTCTGATAATGTGGTAATGTGTTCTCATAACATGATGCTGTCATAGGACAAAACTGCCTGTATGCTGTGAACACAGGACTGCTAGATGATTGTgctcagaggcggtctttgcatagaggcgtggctaggcaactgccttgggcccctcccactgcaacccactgtaggggccccctgattaagccaggttcacactacacgagttttcagtcgtcaggtttttgtgccgttcgcactacatgactagttgtgctgtaatcgcgagtctttcagttgttgtggctttcacactacatgactgatcggcaatgcgggctcacgaattaaacgactggggaatcgccgactcatctggctgccgtccaaaaacacaacgcgaaaacgaaactctcgagaaccagcaacaccacgtagaagaaacaatgtacatgtactccacattttcgttattattttttttaccgtttaaacactccatagtcccaagttgccagaattatttcatctctccgttgtagtgaacatagatataatcaatcgcactatttatccagtgctgtcacaataacttaaacacagtgttgtagtaaagttgtaagaaaggtgaggattttgtgtgtttgctgggttactgttttgaaagcattcttaaaAGTTTTTGTACGTTCTTCAgcgatatcttcagcggtgccgcggttctctctccgcgttcccattggctgtagctagacgctgctgttgactcagtcgccgactggactagatattaaacatgctagatattaaacatgctagatatctgccgggcgtctgcgatgagtcggcgaccactcggcagttcacactacacgactgagcgagcgccgaatgatcgccgatttgcctccgaccagtttctgtcggcgatctacaaaaaacagtcggcgactgaaaaaccagcctaaaatcgtgtagtgtgaagctgaacttatttctcgcatattaatgttgatgggccccctagctaatttcgctttgagcccccaaattgctaagtccgccactgattGTGCTATTGTTTTATATTAGTACGATCATCTGTTTACTGTTTACATTctcactctttctgtctttcttgtCTGTCTTcctgttcctccctctgtcccaTCCAGCACATCCCGTCCACGCTGGAGTCCCTCACACGCTCCACTCTGCTCTGCCTCTCTGCCATCGGGGTCGTCGCTTTCGTCACGCCGGCCTCCCTCATTGCGCTGGTGCCCCTTGCCGTGGCCTTCTACTTCATCCAGAAGTACTTCCGGGTCGCCTCCAGGTATGCTTACCTGGCTTATCTGGCTCAGCAAGAAAACCCCTACCACAATTGCACTTGGTGCCATGCCTCGTTTGAACACCGATCCTGTCTGTCCATTCCTTTCCTCTCATCCATCTCAGAGATCTGCAGGACCTGGACGACTCCACACAGCTTCCGCTGCTCTGCCACTTCTCGGAGACAGCCGAGGGCCTCACCACCATCCGCGCATTCAGGTCAGCAGTTTCTCACCAGGCTGAAAGATTCCACAACTCTTGTAAACTTCCAACTGACTTTCAATTAAAATCGTTCTCCTTGTAATGCTCTGAAAGTTCAATACAAATCATCTTACAAATCAGTTTGAAATCAACTTAGTcaatcactcattcactcaACAGAGTGTGACATTGGTGGGAAAGAAGGTATTGTCAAAGTCAAGAAGTATTTGTTATGATTCAAGTTTTCCTAATAAAGTTAATGACCGCCTTATGCCATTGCATAAATCCAGCTCTCATAAAAATCTGCTTGTTTGTCTTCTACCAGAGCAACAGCATTCTGACAATAAACAGCACCACTTTCATCTTTGATGTCTTGTCAAAGTATTTAGAGTTCTGAAAGCTGACTCTCCTCATCCAAATCTAATAAAAGTCTCTGTCATCTTTCCCAGCATTTTTACGCGGTCAGCAAGGGTCTCTTGTCACGTAGTCCTTGCTTCCGTTTCAAGTAGCTACTGGCTCTTTTCGCAGACATGAAGCTCGCTTCAAGCAACGGATGCTGGAGCTCACCGACACCAATAACACAGcatatctcttcctctctgctgcCAATCGCTGGCTGGAGGTCAGAACAGTAAGTAGAGCTCCACCAACAGCCCTGGCAGAGGATAGCACGATGTGCAATGCCATCTGGATTAAGCAGAAAAACATAAATACCGCTTATGTGCAAGTGAACCAGGAGAGATTGCTTCTTCCTCAGGATTATCTGGGTGCCGTGATTGTGCTCACCGTTGCGGTGGCTGCCATCTGGATGTCGTTCTATGGACTCCAGCCGGGTCTGGTTGGGCTGGGACTCACTTACGCCCTCACGGTGAGAACCCTGCTCCGCTGTAAACGAGACACAGCCCAAGGTTTATAGTCCACATACAATGTTGAAGTACCTTGTAACAAATGAATCCATGTTGACGTATTCATATATcattatttaaataataataagtaaTTAAATTCATAAatgatataaataatatataaataaaaatataaatcacGTGAGGCTCAGTACGATTTTGTATCCGTGTAGATTACAGTGTCTAATTTCATCACAAAACAATATAAAAAGCCGGTCACAGGTAAGTGGCAAGTCCTTGTCTTTGCTGCTGCATGTGTTTTGTTGGGAACAGGTGACTAACTATCTGAACTGGGTGGTGAGGAACCTGGCAGACCTGGAAGTCCAGATGGCTGCAGTGAAGAAGGTCGACAGCTTCCTGAGCACCGAGTCCGAGAACTATGAGGGTTCCCTAGGTaacctttttttttcctttatacCCAGTTTAGCCATTTCCAGTTCAGACCCACTGGTCAtgtctcctccatcacctggtaTGGGGAAAAGATAATGTATACTGCATTTTCTTTATGCAAAAATTACACTGCAGCCAAATGCGATTGAGTTAACAGATGCCCACACTTGGCTAGTATCAGAGTGAATGATGGGAATGGGAAGGCTATCCTTCCCAACCAGAGAGCATGGCCAATTAAGTTGTCTTAGTCTCCCCACCACAGACGGCTCTGGCATCTTTAGTATCCAAAATAACGATCCTCTGATGATAGGGAGAAACCTTAAACAGCTGGGCCATCTCTTCCTGATAGATAGAAACCTACAGAGGCCTAAatatagtcaaagtgtgtgtgtgtgtgtgtgtgtacgtgtgtgtacgtgtgtgtacgtgtgtgagtgtgtgtgtgtgtgtgtgtgttctggaatGGTCCTCAGGCATTGAGACTTGAGTATAAGAGCTGCTGGTTCATCACTGAGTACATTTCCCAGATGAAATAGATAAACAGTTTATGTGTATTTGCACACTGAATAACAATCACTTTCTCACGGCCGCTTTAAACAGCATATACAAGGCAATTGCAGATGCCTTATCAGGGCGGAGGAATCGGTTTACCCCAAGGAATCATCTTACTCTGAAGAGTCTTAAAACATGGGacctgtcctgacactcctaGTTGGCAGTGTGTTAGGGCAAAGTGACCCCTGCTGCAGAAAGCATGTCCTGTTTCCTGTTGTAGTAACAGAGCAAGGGAACATTCGATGCTCCTATCGCCCGCATGTGTGACGCTTCCACGGGGACTTTGCAGTGGAGCCAACGGTCTCGTCAGGCAAATTCGAGCCTCTGGGGAGCGACAAGCGGCTGGGAGTAGAGGGCTTCCGGAGCGGGAGTCGTCACAGCGGATGTGCCCCTGGAGCCGTAATGCTGTCCCACTGGTGTGGAGATTCCCTCCTGCTGAAGACACCATTCCCCCTCCCCATTCGGCTTCTGCTCAGTGACGCAGTGGAAAAAAGCAGAGCCTCGAGAGTGGCAAAAGAGACTAAACTGGACTCGGTGGTAGACAGTCGAGATGATTCCAGCTCGTAAAACCCACATGCTTGTCatagtactttttttttttttcctgccgTGGCGATTCACAACCCTTTGTTGTCTGCACTAGAGGCACTTTGGCTTGTGTGGACAACTGTTGAAGTTAACAGGACTTTAGGACAATGTATGTAACATGTAGACAGCCCCTTCTGAGGAAATACTTCGGTTTACCGCAAACCTAACCAAGCACTTGACTACTAAAGCTATCTATACCCTCACCTCAGATTGTGTTCAGTTGATTTAGGCTAGACCTTTTTTTGGTTTTTCCACTGCCAGTTGCTGTGCGGACTCTGCAACACTAGCTTCCAGCTGGAGCATCTCTTTGTTGGATTGAGATTATGCCTTAGGTTACGGAGGCAGTTGTGAACCAAAACATAACCTCAGTCCTTTACATCTACAACGTTCCCCCTCTTAAAAGGTGAAAAAAATGCATAAAGAGAAAGAACCAAATCTGGAATCCACATATGAAAGTCTCTTATGAACCTTTACCACCACATGTCTTCACCAAGAGCCCTTACAGGGAATAAGCTATGGGAGTGTTTGTGATTGTAATAGTTCATGGCTAATTTAGTCAAGGCATCTCCGTGTGGTCTTATTCTAGGACATTTGAATCATTGTTGAATATAGGTGTTTGTATTGCCTCACTGCTTTTTTACATGGTTTTTCCACACATTGCCATTGTGCATCAGATGTTTCCCAGGTCCCAGATGACTGGCCCCAGCATGGTGAGATCAAGATCCAGGACCTTTGTGTGAGATACGACCCCATGCTGAAGCCTGTTCTCAAACAcgtcaatgccttcatcagccCTGGACAAAAGGTAGCCATCAGCAGGCTGAGGGTGTGACGGTGCTCTGagaaggcttgggcttggtcttttCAACCAGAACAGTTCAAGGCTCAAGCTTGCTTTGGAATACATTCTGCATTATGTTTTAGCGTCATTCACTAATTTTCCCAAGAGGTGTGGCCATCCCATCACCTGTGCTGAAAAAAACACCTTGAAAAAACCCTTGACACCTTCAGTGTTTTATAGGTTCCTTAAGTGGGCCCCTGTATCACTCAGCTGATAGTTTTGGCTCAAGAGTGTTATTTTCTCATGTCTTTGCTATCCACAGGTTCTCATCTTCATGAGTACCATTGGAAAATGTAGTTGGAGAATCTAGGTTCAGTGAGATTGGGCATGGGGGTTAAAATGGACTTGTGTCCAGTATGAACATTTACGTGGTGTTATTGCATCATCCTCATAATTCAAATCAATGAGCAGATTTGTTTAGTTTCACAGGACCCATTATGTACCGGGTGTCTCAAATATACACCCATATAAAAAGTAAATGGTTTGGCAGTTTTCATTTGTGTTTACTTACTTTTGAGACACCCTGTATTAACTGTCAATGTATTTTACAGCTGAAAGGTCAGAAATTGTTTTACAACAGCACACATTACTGTTCCCTTGtaaccccccctctctctttctctgtctctctctctgtctctctctctctgtctctctctctctgtcttacacactcacacacactccaggtgGGCATTTGTGGCAGAACAGGCAGTGGAAAGTCCTCACTGTCTCTGGCGTTCTTCAACATGGTGGACGTTTTCGACGGTAAACATCCTCGTCCTATGTGTTGCTACGCTAGCATCTGCCCCAGCCGTGTGTGCTGTTGGGCCTCCTTCAGTGGAAGAATGGAAGAGCGCTGTCACTTTGAATATGACATAGAAGCGGAAGAGGCTCTGAGCCACAGCATTTGGCCCCATCACCTGATCTCCTTCACCTCACGCTTTCTGCTCCAGCTACTGACCCACGACTGCCCTGCGCTGAGATTTGGAAGAAAGTGGCTCTCAAAATAGCCCTTCTGCATGGATCCCACTGATAAAGGGGACTGTGCCCGAGGGAACTTCAGAGAGCGTTTTGGCCAGACTTCTGCTTCCTTTGTTTATGCTGCCCTGCTCATGGTTCCTGTCACTCTGACTAAGGGCGATGAGATCACAGCGAGGCATTGGCTTGTAGAGCATTCTGATGCTTTGGTCAGGCATGCTCGAGTCGTTTTCAAGCATTACCTCCAGACTGTTACGTCCTCCCTTCTGAGTTATGGCTCTCTGTGACCCATCAGGGCCAGATGCTGTGATTACTCTGAGCAGAAgcaaaacagacaaacacaaatATTTAAACATAAGCGTCACTATATGCTACATGCAATTCTATTGAAATAATAGTTTCTTCAGTAGTGTTCTGGAATATTCTTTTAGTGAAGGCTACGTTTTTCACCTTCATTTATGACATATGTTAGCCAAATCATAATACATAATACAGATAAATTCTGAACATGACCACCACTCGGTCGGGTTTAACATGGGAACAAATGAGCCAATACCTGCAGTATGTCAATGTACAGTTCACATGAGGAGCCTGGTTAGTATAGTTAGTATTAGTTAGTATAGTACTGCTTCTCCCCAGCAGGAAGTAGTGGCCTTTGACCTACATTTTACATCAGAATTACAGATATGCAAATGATCCTGATCTTTCTTCTCCTGTTAGGCAAAATCATCATTGATGGCATTGATATCTGCAAGCTGCCCTTGCAGACTCTAAGATCTCGTCTGTCCATAATTCTTCAGGATCCTGTACTGTTCAGTGGCTCCATCcggtattcacacacacacacacacacacacacacacacacacacacacacacacacacacacacacacacacacacacacacacacacacacacacacacattttctccctccctctcaagGCTGAAGGATCAATTCTAACTCCAACAGACAAGGCCGAAGATAATAAACACCCACTTCCTCATCACTTAATGAAGAGAAGGCTAGAGAACTTGCACATCAGTTGCACATCAGACACTCTATGTGTCTTAAATGGATACAGAGCTATATGCTATATTACTTTATAGTATGATTTAATTATGTATGTTTATGTACCAAACTCAGCAGATTCAGATTTTCTGTGTGTAGATTCCACACTATATAGAACCAAACAAGATCTAAAAAAAATTAACAGTGCAGATTTTTTTGCTATGTGAACGGCTCCCTGATGACCAAGCACTGTAATAATCACCGAGCCATGTAATTGCCCCAGGGCAGCATGGCAGGATATTTTTTGCCCCCACAGTGCACTCAGTGGGAAACGCAGTCGAGTGATGGGGAGATCTTCTGTGGTCGTAGAGTTTTTTTCCCCAGTGGTTTCAAGGAACGAGACGTCAGTGGAGTAAAGCCAGGCTCACTGCATTTGCCTGTTATGGTCATGCTTCTTTCAAACATTGTAGATGCACACAGCTACTTTTTTCCCTTGTCTGCGTGTTTAGCTAAACTTAGTGTGTGGATCTAAATGTGTTTTCTCATCTTTGCTTTGTGTGCATGCCATCCCAGGTTCAACCTAGATCCAGAGCGCACCTGCACTGATGACAGGCTTTGGGAAGCTTTGGAAATCGCTCAGCTAAAGAATATGGTCAAAGCACTCCCAGGAGGACTGGGTACGGTAGTAAACCTTCACTTGAACCAGAATGAGGGAGTTCTCTGTCCATAAACTAAGTTTATGTAGCAATTAAGCCTCTTAAAAACAAAGACTTCTCTTGAAAATACTTACTGAATGATACCAGAGTGTTCAATGTGATCCTTACATATAATGATGCATTATGATGCTTTTGGGGAACCCTGCCCCTTAACGGTAGTCTGTGAACGTGCTTTCAGACACTTTAAAGTGAGACTCCACTTTGACGTCTTCTTTCCATTGTGCCTCCAGACGCAGTTGTGACAGAAGGAGGGGAGAACTTCAGTGTGGGCCAGCGCCAGCTCTTCTGTCTGGCCCGAGCCTTCGTCCGTAAGAGCAGCATCCTCATCATGGATGAGGCCACGGCCTCCATTGACATGgcaacggtaaaaaaaaaaaattaataggaacaccccaaacaccccccccccccccccccccaccccatcacccacCTCTCTTCCTATCCATGACATTTTACAATTCCTGTTAAGCTCCAGCTAAAGTGCTGATTTAAGCCTTcagtatttggtttactttcatTTCAAGCACAGCATTGCTGAGTGTTTTACATGGATTTGTGACATTCAAACCTGGCAGAAGATGACATGGCTATGTTGTTCATGGGCTTCACAGGAGAACATCCTGCAGAAGGTGGTGATGACGGCGTTTGCTGACCGCACTGTTGTCACCATCGCGGTAAGTTTGCCTTAGATGAACCCTTCTGACTCCCAGTATGGGGGCAAAGGGTTCTGTAGTACTCACTTTAAGACCTGCTTTGCATCTCTGGCCCAAACCTTTCCTGATATCCTGGTTGGTTGAACGTACAGACCTGAAATGGTCATAAACTGCACTTATTCGTATTCATGTAAGAATTTCAGTTATCACCATGGCTACAAAAAACCAGAGAGGTTTTTCAACAGCTACTCCAGTTGCACTTGTACAGTAAGAGACTACAGTGATTATGTTGCCCTGCAAGGGTACTGAACTAATCCCAGGACCAGTCAGCAATAGCTTATTTGAAACTATAAGACAGCCAATGAGAATCAGTGGGTATAAGGTTTGTGTTTCTGACAGAGTGGTTGGTGAGTTGCTTTGTTATGATTTGACATTGTGCTCATCAATAAAGTCTACACTTGTTGTGACATGAAACTGGTGTGTCCACTTTCAAATACctacaaataatttcaaatacTTTCTAAGCCTCTGCTCTCTAGCCTTTTGCTTTCTTTACTTTTCACTGTTACATT
It includes:
- the abcc9 gene encoding ATP-binding cassette sub-family C member 9 isoform X5 produces the protein MSLSFCGNDVNNSYSVEKGVLSNGCFVDALNLVPHVFLLFITFPILFIGWGSQSSKVQIHHNTWLHFPGHNMRWVLTFTLLFVHVCEIAEGIVSNMEMKSNHLHLFLPAFMGFIAATTSVVYYHNIETANFPKLLLALFIYWVLAFITKIIKLWKFADEGMGMEHLRFCITALLVVLYGLLMAVEINVIRVRKYVFFATPQRVKPPEDLQDLGVRFLQPFVNLLSKATYWWMNSLIIGAHKRPIELKKIGKLPIAMRALTNYLHLKDAYEEQRQHAEDLDRTPSIWRSMYRAFGRPILLSSTFRYMADLLGFAGPLCISGIVEHLDNKTEVVKMNKTEDLHFGVYFMSSTELLQNTYVLAVLLFLALVLQRTFLQASYYVTIETGINLRGALLAMIYNKILRLSTSNMSMGEMTLGQINNLVAIETNQLMWFLFLCPNLWAMPVQIIMGVILLHYLLGYSALIGALVIVLLAPIQYLIATKLADTQKSSLDYSTDRLKKTTEILKGIKLLKLYAWENIFCNSVLETRGKELTSLRTFAFYTSMSIFMNAAIPIAAVLATFVTHAYFNMSRLSPAEAFASLALFHILVTPLFLLSTVVRFAVKAVVSVQKLGEFLQSEEIGDDSWRNGDMSVTLVSSKKQTGTTKAVNRKQRYKMDSYEQPMRRQLRPTETEDMAVKVSDGYFTWGSNMSTLSDINIRVPSGQLTMIVGQVGCGKSSLLLAMLGEMQTLSGKVFWSNKNRYSVAYAAQKSWLLNATVEDNITFGSPFNKQRYKAVIDACSLQPDIDLLPFGDQTEIGERGINLSGGQRQRICVARALYQNTNIVFLDDPFSALDIHLSDHLMQEGILKFLQDDKRTVVLVTHKLQYLIHADWIIAMKDGSVLREGTLKDIQTHDVELYEHWKTLMNRQDQELEKDTEVESQTTLERKTLRRAFYSREAKTHIDDEDEEEQEEEDEEDNMSTTTSRRSKIPWKVCWRYLSSSGFLLVFVVVTSKLAKHSVMVAIDYWLAAWTSSGRGDLSGNDDLHTNASNYTAEHEAMRNAEHQSYVPVFIILCGAGIVLCLITSLTVEFLGLTAASNLHHNLLNKIIHAPLRFFDITPLGQILNRFSADTNIIDQHIPSTLESLTRSTLLCLSAIGVVAFVTPASLIALVPLAVAFYFIQKYFRVASRDLQDLDDSTQLPLLCHFSETAEGLTTIRAFRHEARFKQRMLELTDTNNTAYLFLSAANRWLEVRTDYLGAVIVLTVAVAAIWMSFYGLQPGLVGLGLTYALTVTNYLNWVVRNLADLEVQMAAVKKVDSFLSTESENYEGSLDVSQVPDDWPQHGEIKIQDLCVRYDPMLKPVLKHVNAFISPGQKVGICGRTGSGKSSLSLAFFNMVDVFDGKIIIDGIDICKLPLQTLRSRLSIILQDPVLFSGSIRFNLDPERTCTDDRLWEALEIAQLKNMVKALPGGLDAVVTEGGENFSVGQRQLFCLARAFVRKSSILIMDEATASIDMATENILQKVVMTAFADRTVVTIAHLVSSILEAEQVLVFSSGILVECDSAANLLAQEDSLFSVLVRTHK